Proteins encoded in a region of the Eschrichtius robustus isolate mEscRob2 chromosome 16, mEscRob2.pri, whole genome shotgun sequence genome:
- the CLDN4 gene encoding claudin-4: protein MASMGLQVMGIALAVLGWLGAILSCALPMWRVTAFIGSNIVTSQTIWEGLWMNCVVQSTGQMQCKVYDSLLALPQDLQAARALIVVCIILAVLGVLLSVVGGKCTNCVEDESAKAKTMIVAGVVFLLAGLLVMVPVSWTAHNIIRDFYNPLVASGQKREMGASLYIGWAASGLLMLGGALLCCNCPPRTDKPYSARYSAARSAPASNYV from the coding sequence ATGGCTTCCATGGGGCTGCAGGTGATGGGTATCGCTCTGGCCGTGCTGGGCTGGCTGGGCGCCATACTGAGCTGCGCGCTGCCCATGTGGCGCGTGACGGCCTTCATCGGCAGCAACATCGTCACGTCCCAGACCATCTGGGAGGGCCTGTGGATGAACTGCGTGGTGCAGAGCACGGGCCAGATGCAGTGCAAGGTGTACGACTCGCTGCTGGCGCTGCCGCAGGACCTGCAGGCGGCCCGCGCCCTCATCGTCGTCTGCATCATCTTGGCCGTGCTCGGTGTGCTGCTCTCGGTGGTGGGCGGCAAGTGCACCAACTGCGTGGAGGATGAGAGCGCCAAGGCCAAGACCATGATCGTGGCCGGCGTGGTGTTCCTGCTGGCCGGCTTGCTGGTGATGGTGCCCGTGTCCTGGACGGCCCACAATATCATCCGCGACTTTTATAACCCACTGGTGGCCTCGGGCCAGAAGCGGGAGATGGGTGCCTCGCTCTACATTGGCTGGGCCGCCTCTGGCCTGCTGATGCTCGGTGGGGCCTTGCTTTGCTGCAACTGCCCGCCCCGTACCGACAAGCCCTACTCGGCCAGGTACTCTGCCGCCCGCTCCGCCCCAGCCAGCAACTACGTGTAA